CGGGTATAGGGTGCAAGAGAGCGGATGAAGATTTCCCGGCATTCGACCTGCGGGCGCCCGGCACGCAGATAGTCAAGCAGCGCATCGCCGACCGGCGTCAGAAGCGGCATGGTGGAACAGGCATTGGTTTTGGTGTGCCGGATCCGCAGCGAATCCGCGCGCCAGTCGATGTCGTCGAGCCGGAGATTGCAGATCTCGCCTTGCCGCAACCCGTAGGTGGCAAGCATCAGCAAAATGGCATGGTCGCGCAGGCCCCTCGGCGACCTGTCTCTGCCGGTGGCCTCCAGAACCAGATCGATCTGGCTGCGGCTCAGGATCGAGGGAACATCCTCGTAGGCATAGAGCATGGGGCCGATGACCTGTGGGCTCAGATCGGTCGGAACCCGCCCCGACTGATGGAGATAGCGTAGCAGCGAACGGAGCCATGCGGCAGAACCCGAGAGCGATATCCGGCGCAGACCGATGGCGCGCATGTCCATGTAGTGATCGATATCGCGCACGGCCATTGCCGAGAGATCGTCGGCGCCGCTGCGGCAGAAGTACCAATCCAGAAAGCGCCGCGCCTCCCGTGAGCGCGCGTCGATCGTCGCATCTGACAGACCGCGTTCGTCACGCATCCAGTTCCCGTAATCATGGCAAATGGCGTGCCGGAGCATCGCACCCGATTCGATTTCTGTTTCAGGCGGCCACGTGCCTTGGGCGAGGCGGAGCAACCTGCCGATCGCTGTTTGCGGCAGCCTGTGCCAGCGTGAGCTGGGCGGACGACCGTAGCGATCCTGAAAGCAAAGGACTGCGTGGCGGAAATACTGATCGACCTGCGCTGGCGTCACCATCGTCACCGGCATGCCACGCTCAGCCAGGTAGTCCAGGAACCGGCGGGCGTAGAGCCGATGGTTGGTCACGACCACCGGATTGTAGTTCTGCTCCATGAGCGATTTCGCAAGCTCTTCGATCAGCTCGTCGTGCAATTTCAACATGAATGTCTCCTCAGACGGTTGGAAAGCCGCCGAGGTTTGCAATCAAAATAATGCGCAGCAAAGCCCGCGCTGATATCCAGAAGCCAAGGAAAACAAAAATGAATCCCGGACACCTTCGCATTATCGCGTCCTCGCGATTACGGACCATCCACCACAACCTCGAAGCGGCGCTGACCGCGACAGGCGTCAATGATGCCTCCGGTCAGACGAACGCCTCTGCCGCGAAAGCCTCGGCGAAGTCGCGCTTCGAGAGCACCAAGCAGCGCTTCTTCAATCACCTCCTGATGGGCATGAAAGCCCCGACCGTCATCCGCGCCATCGAAGAGGATGTTGCGGACGGCTATGCTTGCGTCATCCAGGTGGTCTCGACTGGCGAGAGCCTGTTGAAACGACGCCTCGAGGCGATGGATCCCGAAGACGAGCTGGTGGAAGGTGCGCTCACGCCCCGCGACTATGTGCTGTCCTATCTTGAACAGGCTTTCCCGATCCACGCCCAGAAGCTCGTGGAGATCGACGGAAACATGGTGGCCGAGCCGCTGCGGGATGCGAACGGTGCCCTGGTCGTCTCCCGCGAGGCCGAGGCCTTGCGCGATGCGGCGATGATGGAGCTGATGGCGCTTGCGCCTATTCCCGCCGCGCTCGACCAGATCCTTTGGGCCTTCGGCGATGAGGCCGTGGCCGAAGTAACCGGGCGCTCCATTCGATCCCTGAAATCCAGCGACGGGGCCCTGTTTATCGAAAAGCGCAGCGCCAACAGCAATTCCTCGGAAACCCGCGCCTTCATGGATGGCGAGAAGGACATCCTCATCTTCTCCGATGCGGGCGGGACGGGCCGGTCCTATCATGCCGCAAAGACGGCGAAGAACCAGAAGCGGCGGCGCCACTATCTGCTGGAGCCCGGCTGGCGGGCCGATGCGGCAATCCAGGGGCTAGGACGCACGCATCGTTCGGCTCAAGTGTCAGCACCCTTCTTCCGGGTCTGCACCTCGGATGTGCATGGCGAGAAGCGCTTCACCTCCACCATCGCCCGGCGGCTCGATCAGCTGGGGGCGCTCACCAAGGGCCAGCGCGAGACCGGCTCGCAGGGCATGTTCCGCGAGGAGGACAATCTCGAGAGCCCGATCGCAAGGGGTGCGCTGCGCGGCTATTACGCCGACCTGGCCGCCGGGCGTGCCGGGGCCATGAGCTATGAGAAGTTCTGCGATTGGACCGCCTTGCGGCTGATCGACCAGGACGGCGTGCTGCTCGAAGAGCTTCCACCAATCCAACGCTTCCTGAACCGGGTGCTGGCGCTGCCCATCCACATGCAGAACGCGCTCTTCGCCGAGTTCATGAGCCGGATCGCCGATCAGACCGAGCGGGCGCGGGCGGCTGGCACGCTCGATCTCGGCGTCGAGACACTGCGTGGCGAGCGGATAGAGCAGGTCTCGACCGAAGACCTCTGGACCTGTCCGCGCTCCAGAGCAGTGACGCGCATAATCGGACTTGAGGTGACGGACCCCGTCCATATCCTCTCCGCAGAAGAGGTGCTGGATCGGAACCCCGACAGGTTGCCGATGATCAACCGCGCGTCGGGTCGCGCGGCGTTCATCTCAGCCCGTCCGATGCAGATGTACGACGAGGAGATTGTCACGCTCATGCGCAAGGTGACCCGGCCGAGCGGGTCCACCTATGTCGAGGAAGGGTAGTTCCAGGCTTCCGCCTGGGAAGAGATCGAGCCGTCCGAGTTCCGCCGCCTCTGGGACGAGGAGGCCGATAGCCTGCCGAAGGTGACCACGACGAAGCTCTATCTGCTGACCGGGCTGCTACTGCCGATCTGGAAGGACATCCCCTCGGGCAACGAACGCATCTACCGGGTCACGCCCGAGGGGCAGGGGAGCATGATCGGCCGCACAGTCAGCGAGGACGGTGCGGCCGCGCTCAGAGCCCGTTTTATGGTCGGCACCCCGAAAACCCCGCAGGAGATGCTAACGGCGGCGCTCGGGTCCACCGCGCCGGTCGATCTGGGCCGGGGCCTCACGCTCACCCGCCGCCGGGTCGCGGGCGCGGCCCGCCTCGAGATCGACGGGGCCGACCGGGGCACGATCGACGGGCTGAAGGCCATGGGGTGTTTCACGGAGATCATCGCCTTCCAGCTCCGGGTCTTCGTGCCCCACGGGGAGGGCGTCGATACCGCCGCGATCCTGGGCCGGATCGTGGGGGACGGATCAGCCTCCAGGGCTGATCGCGCCGCCTGAAAGGTAAAGCGGGCTCTCGGTCAGGGGGGAACGCGGAAGGGGTTTGGCCCGTCCGCGTTCCGGCGCCGTGGCCGGTCTCCGACCGCCTCGGCGCATCCCTAAATCCCAGACACAAGGACGAGACCCATGACCGATCCCCAGATCGACTTCGCCGAGACGATGGCGAAATGGCAGGCCGAGCGCGAAGCCGCGAACAAGGCTGCCAGGGGCGAACTGCTCCCGCAGTTGCGTGCCCTCGGCGTTACCGAGGTGGCCGCCGAATACGAAGGCTACGGCGATTCCGGCAATGTCGAAGACGTGACGGTGCAGCCCGCGGGCATCGAACTCCCCGACGACCTCCGCACGAAAGTCGAGGATTTCGCCTGGTCCGTCGCCTATCACCAGCATCCGGGCTTCGAGAACAACGAGGGCGGCTATGGCACGCTGACCTGGGATGTCACCGCCGACAGCATCACGCTGGATCACGCCGACCGATATGTCGAATGCTCCCACAGCTTTGACGAGGGGCTCTGATATGGCCCATCCCCTGCATCATGCCGAAAGCTCCGCCCGGAAGTACGGCGGCAAGCCTTCGGACTACCAGGCGCTGCACGAGTTTTTTGATGTCTCCAAGGAGCACCTCGCGCTCTTCGTCCACCGAGCCTACAGGCACAACACGCTCGGCATCTTCGAATTGGAGCGCCAGTTCGGCAGAACGCTGACCAACAGTGCGGGCCGGGTCATTCCGACCCGCTGGATCGGCGAGCAGCATGTCCGCGAGGATTGCCAGGGCCGCATCCCGTCGCTCGCCGACTGGCTTATCCGCATCCGGCCCGAGCCATGGATGGCCAATGGCCGGATCGACTTTGATCCTCCAGATATCGTCGGCGATCCGCGGGTCGCCTGGATGGCAGAGGTGGCAGCGGGCAGGACGATCCTCGGTCTCAAGGACTGGATGGAAGGGAGGGGCTGATCATGCGCAATGTCCGCAGGTTCTACGATTGCAGCACCGCACATTTGCCCGAGGAGACCGCTCAGGCCATCGAAGACGGGCTCTTCGCCAAATCGCCAACCATGCTCAGCGAATATGGCTGGCTGTTCTCCGTCCCGGAAACGCTCGCCGACTTACCGGAAGGCGTCAACTGTGACGCCTTCAAGAGGGTCATGGCGTTGGCGATGGATGCAGGCTGCGACTGCGTCCTCTTCGATCGGGACGTCCCGCCGGTCCCCTATCTCGAGGCCTTTGACTGGTAGATCAATCGCAGTTGCACTGAGGCCCGATCCGCGGATCGGGCCTCTCTTGTTTCTGCCGCCAACACTGAAATGGAGATCCAGATGAACATTGCGGAGATCAAGGCCGCCGTGGGTGCCGGCAAATCCGTCCACTGGGCGAACGAGGGCTACCGGGTTCACCGGGATGGTCTCGGCCAATACCTCATCACCTTTGTGCCAAACGGCAGCACCATCGGTCTGACCGACCGGAGCGGCCGACGGCTGAACGGAGCCGAGGCCGATTTCTTCATATCTGAGCCGATGCACTGTGCAGCGGCAGAGCAGGGGAGGGACGCGCACGTGGCGACGTGGGACACCTCGTCCAGCGCCGGGCCGGGCTGACGGTCAGGAGAGAAAGGAAAGAGGGCTTTCGGTTTTGCGATCCCATGAGGGGTCGAAAAGCAATCCCGCGTGCTCTGGCAAAAAGCCGGGCAGCGGCAAACCCAAGGAGAAGACCCATGTTCGCAGGAACCCTGACGAAAAACGCCGAGACCGCAGCCACCGCCTATTCCGGCATAATCCATTCGACCCGGTTCGATGTTGCCATCCAACTCGAAACCCGGACGAAGATGTCCGAGCGGAGCCCGGACTATGACGTGACCGCGGTGAACAAATCCGGCCGCAAGGTGCGCATCGGCACGGCCTGGAACGAGACCGGCAATACCACCGGCAATCCCTACATCTCGATGCAGATCGATGTCGGCCTCGGGCCGTTTCGGGTCAACGCCGTGCAGACGAAGGAAGCGCGCGAAGCGATGACCGGTGAATTCGAGATCATCCCGCTGGTGTCGAACGGTGCCATGAAGTCCGGCTCGATCTCGGGCGAGTTGACCGCAATGGATGCCGACAACGCCTTCGCCGGTTACATCGCCAACATGATGTTCGACCTCGATTTCATCCTCGTCGAGAACGCGTTCAAGACCGAGGAGACCCATCCCGACTACCGCATCGAGGTCAGCTCGCCCAAGGGCCACCCGATCCGCGTGGGCTCGGCCTGGATGGCGAAGAGCAACCGGACCGGCAACGACTACGTCTCGCTCCTCATCAACACGCCCGATGGCGATCTGCGGGTGAACGCTGTTCAGAACGAGGAGCAGCGGGGCGGCCAGACCTTCTCGATCATTCCCTTCGTCGAGAGCGCCGGCCAGGAGCGGTCTGACAACACCGGCCTCGCTTTGGTGGGCTGACGCGCGACGACTTCCACCGAACGGGCGTCCCGGGCAACCTGGGCGCCTTTCACCCGTGCAGGCCTGATCCTCCTCCGAAACCAGGCCTGACGGGGCGGTGCCGGTCCTGTCTCCGACCGGCCCGCGCCTCCTGTCCCCGAAAGGCAGGTCCCGTGAGGGGAGCCGCGGCAGCGCGGCTCCCCTCTTCTCGTTTCACCCCATCAGAAGGACGACAGCCATGTTCAATCTCTCCCATCCCAAACTGGTCACGCTCGCTGAGACCGAAGGTTACGCCGAGGTCGCGGACTTCCTGGAGGACTATGCGCTCGACAGCATCGTGCCCGCGATCTGCATGGCGCCCAATTGCGATCACACCGCTGATCTCGAACCGGATCAGCGCGCCGGCTTCTGCGAGGCCTGCGGTCGTCCCACCATGAAATCCGGCCTCGTCATCGCTGGCTTGATTTGAGCGGCAAGGATGAGGGGCTTCCCATGACACATAATCAATACACGACGCCCGGCACGCGGCTTACCTGGTCCGACGTCGGCGAATGGGTCGATGCGGCCCACCGGATCGGCAGGCGCCGGCCCGGTGCGGCGCGCAACCGGGCCTTTGCCGCCCATGCGGCGGCATTGCCCCGCGACCTCACCAACCGCGAGACGCATATGCCATCGCTGGAGGCGGCGATTCACCTCCTAAAACACGGACATCCCAGTCTCGCCCGGCCGCAGAGAGGCCATCGGGCGGATCACCCGACCACGCCGGTCATCATGGATCTGATGAACCGTCTCGCCGTCCTGAAACGCCGGGATGAGATACCCGCCGGGAACAACTGGACCGCCATGTTCGGAGGTTCCGATGCGCATTCCGGCTGACATCACCGACCTGATCGAGCGCGGCGCCCTTGTGGCGATCAACCATTCCGGCGGCAAGGACAGTCAGGCCATGTCGATCAGGCTGGTTGAGGCTGGCATCCCGCGCGACCAGCTGCTCATCGTCCATGCCACCCTCGGCGACGTGGAATGGCCGGGAACGATCAGCCATATCCGGAAGACCACGTTCGGGCTGCCGCCGGTGATCGCACGACCGCGCCGGTCGTTCTTCGAGATGGTCCGGGCACGGGGCATGTTCCCCTCCCCGCGATACCGCCAATGCACCTCCGACCAGAAGCGCGGCCCGATCGAGCGGGAGTTGCGTCGCTATCTCGCGGCCAATCCCCGCTTCGCCGGACGCATCGTCAGTGCGATGGGCATGCGCGCCGAGGAAAGCGCCGCGCGTTGGAGCCGTCACGTCGTCAGGCTGAACAACCGCAACAGCGTGGCGGGTCGAACCTGGATCGACTGGCTGCCAATTCATGAGCTATCCCGGCGCGAGGTGTTCGACGCCATCGCCGCGGCGGGGCAGGAGCCACATTGGGCCTATGGCCGCGGCATGACGCGGCTGTCCTGCAGCTTCTGCATCATGTCCTCGCTGGCCGATCTGCGATGCGCGGCGCGGCTGCGACCGGACCTACTTTCCGCCTACATGGCTCTCGAAGACGAGATCGGCCACACCCTGCGTCCCGACGGGACGAACCTCCGCGAAACCCTCAACCGATTGGATGCCGCATGACCGTGCATGACCCCCAAGAAATCGTCGAACGTCCGGGGTCCGGCTTCTCCGAGGCCGAGATCGCCACCATCGACGCCGCGCGGGACATCCTGCGCAGGCATGCCCGGTCCACCGCCGCCTTGCAGTCCTGGACCATGCTGACCGACTACCTGGCGCTCAACGCCGTTCGCGAGCGCGTCGAAGTGTTTCGGGTGCTGCTGTTGGACCGGAAGAACAAGCTGATCCGCGACAGGGTCATGACCCGCGGCAGCATCGATCACGTTCCGGTCTATGTCAGCGAGGTGCTCCGCTCGGCTCTCGTTCTTGATGCCTCAGCCATCATCATGTGCCACAACCATCCGTCCGGCGATCCGCATCCGAGCCAGGCCGACATCGATCTCACCCGGAAGATCGTTGAAGCCTGCAAGGTGATGGAGATTGTCATCCACGATCACATCATCGTCGGTTTCGGACGGGAGAAGAACGCGTTCAGCATGCGGGCGGCCGGGATGATGGGTGACTAGAAATCCGGGAACATGTGCCGGGTGGACGCCAGCCTCATCCAGTTCCGTCCACCAAAGGCAACAAGTGTGAGGTAGATGATACCCGCCTCGACACCCGGCCTGAAGACGATGGTCAGACGATGGCCGGACCCGCCATGTCGCACGAGCCAGCCTTCGAGCTTTCCTTCAAGCCGCACGCCAGATGTCGGGTTGTCTGCAATGGATCGCAGCAAGGCATCGACCTCATCCAGGCGCCGAAGAGCTGCTCCCGAGTCGCCCTGGGTGACTTCGATGATGTGATCGACGATGCCGATGAGATCCCGCTCGAAGAACGGATGCCGGACGAACTGCATCAGGCCTTGCGGGTCATTGCGGTCAGATGCGCCCGCGCGCCAGCGGTGACGTCGGAGGCGTCGCCGACCGGTTCCCATTGGTCGAGCGGCAGAGCCAGACGCCGTTCAAGTTCTGCTTCTAGCACCGCCCGTTCGCGCTCACGTTCTGCCTTGGCCTTCGCCAGTTCCCCCGAAACCGCCGCGCTCACATTGGGATATTCTCCGGCTTCGACCAGCTCCCTGGCGAACGCGTAGGCGGTATCGGTAAAGCTGACGGATTGCTTTTGAACGCTCATGGCGGACTCCTTGGTGCTCCAATAGAGTACTGAAATCCGCGGCATCTGGCAAGCCGGTCAGCCCCGACCGAGGGAACCGACCCATGCCTGACGGCCTCCCCTGCTCGGCTGCGCGTGTCGCAGGGGAGATATCGGCCGTCGGCCGATCGCGCATTCGGCCATGCGGCCTCACCGCGGCGTTGCACCCAGGCCCCCGGTTTGCCCGTCTCGCGAGCACGTCGCTCCCCGGCCACTCCGCCGGATTGCACTCTGGTCTGTTTCGGCCAGAGGCCAAAACGATCCCGCCGCTCCATCCGTCTCCCGCGTCCGGTCGCGCCGTTTGCCTGCTCGCGTCGGGCAAACCTGCCGTCAAAACACACACACATGAGCGTGGAAGCATATCCTCCGGATGGCCCCCGAATCAGCCCGCCTCAAGGATCGCAAAACTTTTCGGCGAGGCCGGCGGGTGTGGAGAAGGCAGTCCAGTGCTCGATGACGCGCCTGTGGTGAGCGATGCGCCCGGAAAACTTTTGCGCCCGGCGCGCCGGCGGCTTCGCCGTCCCTGACCCGGACAGATTCGGTGAACCAGACGTACGGCCATGCCACCACACTCACGTGGTGGTTCCCCGAACATCTGGAGACACCAACATGACATACGAGAACGCGAATGCCTACGAGACCATCGAACTTTTCGGCCTGACGGAGAAAGACGCGGAGCTGCCCATCCCCGAGGATCACGTCCTGACCGATAGCATCGTCCGCGAGACTTTCGAGGCCCTGCTTGGCCAGCTGCGCGGCACCGGTCTCGAGACCGAGATCGAACCGCTCGCGCACGGGCTCGCCACGATTCTGCAGCGCCGCAAGATCGCTCTGGGCAAGGAGCTTGACCGCACCGCTGACAAGATCGGCGCCCTGGCAAAATCCCATGACGGGTCGGAGATCGCCGAGACCGCGCTCGAAGAGGCGCAGGCCCGCTTCCTGCAGGTCCGCGAGATCGTCGGGGCCATCGAGGTGATGAGCGAGGCGGCGGCGGAATGCTACGAGGTCGAGACCGGCCACGCCTTCATCCCGGCCGCGGGATCGCGCGCCAGTGCTCGCGCTCAGGAGACCGGAGCGGTCTTCGAGGCCCGGCAGCTGCTGGAACAGCACGATCGCGAGACAGCCGCGAAGTCGAAGGTCGAGGGGGTTCCCCTGATCGTCTCGGGGGCGACCGACTGGACCGATATCGACGTCATCTTCACGACACTCGACAAGGTTCGCGAGCGCATCCGGCAGAACCGCAACCAGGAGATCTTCCTCTGCCACAAGGGTGGCAAGCACGGGGCCGAGATGATCGCCGCCCGGTGGGCTCGGGCGCGTGGCGTCGCGCAGGCGCGCTTCGATCCGCGCTGGTCCGCGCATGGGCGGGCAGCACCCTTCAAATGCAACGACGAGATGCTGGACGACAAGTTCGCCGCGACCGGGGTCGTGCTCTTCGGCGGCAACGGGGTCGCACTGAACCTCGGGCAGAAGGCGGAAGCCAAAGGCCTGACGGTGATGCGGGTCGCCGATCCGGCGAAGAAGACGGCAGACGCGTGAATGAGAGAGGGTCGCCTTTGGGCGGCCCTTTCGTCGTTTTCATCTGCCTGCCCGTAAACTGGCGGTCTCCTCCGCACAGTAAGCCAAGTCGCGGTGGAGGTATCGGCCTGAGGCCGATCGCGCATTCGGCCATGCGGCCTCACCACGGCGCAGCACCCGGCGTCCCGGTTTGCCCGTCTCGCGAGCACGTCGCGCCCCGGCCGCTCCACCGGATTACGCTCCGGTCTGTTTTGCGGGGCAAAACGATCCCGCCGCTCCATTCGTGTCCCGCGTCCGGGCAGCACCCTTTGCCTGCTCGCGTCGGGCAAACCTGTCGTTAATCACACACACATGAGTGCGGAAGCATATCCTCCGGATGGCCCCCGAACCCGTCCGCGTCAAGGATCGCAAAACTTTTCGGCTAGGGGGGCCGGGGAGGAGAGGGCGGTCCAGTGTTCGATGACGCCCCCGTGGTGGGCGATGCGCCCGGAAAACTTTTGCGCCCGGCACGCCGGCGGCTGCGCCGTCCCTGACCCGGACAGTTTCGGCAACCAGGCATTCGGCCATGCCACCACACTCACGTGGTGGTCCACGAACATCTGGAGATGAGATCATGACCGACGAGAACAAGACCGAGGACGACCTTTGCCGACACTGCGACCGCACAGGCACGTCGCAGCGCGGAACTTCCACCGGGAAAGACCATCACGATATTGGCGGCCATGTCGTCCCCTGCGTCGCCTGCGGGAAAGACGCGTTGCGGACCGATTGGGAGACTATCGATGGCGGGAGCGTCAATTTCCACTGGCGGGAGGCCTGTGCGCATTGTTCGCACCTCAGCGAGTCTCTCTTCGCCTGAACAGTACCTTTCATCGGGCGGCCCCGTCGCCCGGTGATCCCTCTCTCTAACCCTTCCACGCTCTCGACGACTGCGACACCATCCATAAGTGCAGCCCCGCCCGGCTAAGGCCGGGCGGGGCTGCTGCGCTCCTCAACTGTCTGTGGCCCCTCAGTCAGACGCAAATAACATGAAGGTCGGTGGTGATCGATCGTCGGTCATGCCGGGCCCCTGCCGGCGGTTGCACCGCCGTCACCGCGCTCGCAGGTTCCGGCCGTGCCGGCCTCCACCCGGAACACGAGGCCCCTGGACGTGCTGAGTGGCATACCCCGGCGGCGGTCTCCTGACGGAGCCAGCCGGCGGGGTTGCCCTCATGCGCGCCAGAAACCCCGCGATCCGCCCGTCCGGGTGCAGATCGCTGGGGCGGGCGCAGCGCATCGACCGCGCCGCCCGATGACGGCGACCCGTCCGGGCCGACAACTCTGCTGCCAGACCTGCGGCTGTATCACCGCCCCGGATCGCCACACAGGCGACGGGGAAGCCGAGCTTGAGGCAGACGATCGCGGTCGTGCCGATCGGGCGCACGCGAACCATCGCGCCGACGCGTTGGAAGCGGGGGCGGACCTGGTCACGTCTGACATAACTCGACAGGACCGATGGCGGCTGAGGAGCGGGGTGCACATTTGGGTCTCCCCTCTTTGCTCATAGATGTGGATCGCACGGGGTCGGGCGGTCCGTGCCCTCCGCTCACGCTCCGGCAAACACAAATACGGTTTCCACGCGCGGGGCGCGCGGACCCTCCGCATTTGTGTTTGCGGACCTCCCTTGCCCCCCGTGCCGGGTGATCCCCATCGCAAAAAGGAGAGACCCAAATGACCAACCACTACGTCGCCACCGTTCCCGTCAAGTTCACCGACAACGAAGGTCAGGAGCGCACCCGCTTCCAACGCGTCGGCGCGATGTTCCGCAACACTCGCAACGGGGACGGCTCGGAGTTCTTCAGCCTCAAACTCGACTTCCCCGTCGCGGTCCAGGAGCTGGTGATGTTCCCGCCGAGCGCGAAGGAACCGCAGGAATAGTCCGCCTCAAAGATGGGCCGCCCTAGGGGCGGCCCTTTCCCTGTTTCAGGGAAGGCTGCGCTGTACCCGGGAACCCCTGCCTTCGGCCGGCGTCCCCGGGAAGGCGTCAGGACCGCAAGCGGTCCTGACGGGGGATATCAGAGATCGCCTGGAACAGGTCTGCCGGCCAGCCTCAAGGGGGCCATCCGGAATAACAGTCGGGCTACGCCCGCCGGTTTTTCCGGCAGAGATTTGGGCCGAGCCAAATCTGGCCGCCCTTGACCCTGTCCGTCAGCCCCGTCGGTGGAGGGATGCGCCGCCCCTCGCTTCCGTCCGAACACGGGTCCGTGTTCGGCCAGACCCTCGGGCGCGGGCATGACAACGGGCGGCCGAGGTGCGGTTGGAGATGGTCGGGTTTTCTGGGCCCTTCGGGCCGGGCCTCGCACCTGCGGTGCTCGGCTCGAAGCGGAATTCAAGGTCGCCTGGGGGCAATCTGCAATAATATTGTATTGACCGGTAAATATAGTTTCGTATGATGAAGGCGACCTTGAATGAAGGTGGCAGGAAATAGGGGGGCTTTCTTCGTATGAGCCGGACCAAGAGACTGACACAGACGGAGCGGGCGGAGATTATCCGTGAGGCCGCAGCAGGTGTGGGGACTTCCGCGCTCGCGGAGCGGTTCGGGGTCACGCCGCGGGCCATCCAGTACACGTTGAAGGCGGACGAAGAACGCCAGAAGGATGCGGCCGTGGCGACGGCCGCGGTGACGGTGAAGCTGACACCAGAAGAGCTTGCTGCGCTGGATGAGGTGCTGTCCGCGGCGGGGATCGAGACCCGCACGGAGGGGGTCCGGCGGCTGATCCAGGCGGCGGGGGGAACGTTCGTTCCGGACGCGAATCTGGCGGCTGAGATGGCGCGCTACCGGGCCTCCTTGCACGAGGTCGGCAACGGCGTCGTGCAGGTCGCCAAGCAGATGATGAAAGCCAGCCGGGAGGGGCAGGGGGAAGGCTCCGCGCCGAACGCAGAGTTGTCCGAACTGCGCCTCGTGCAGATGCGTGCGCTGGCGCGGTTCATCCTCGATTCCGCTGACGAGATCGACCTGCTTTTGCGCCGTCGTCGGGATGGGATGCGGCTCTCCGCCACTGCCGCTCTGAGGGAGTTCGCCCATGCGGCTGAATGATGCCGTCCATGACGTCACCGGAGAGATCTTCCGGGATGGCTGGAGCCGGATACGGGGCTCGATGCAAGGGCTGCAGGCGTCCCGGCAGAGGCAGCTCGTGCGCGCCGCTGCGGGGCATCGTGCGGCGGTCTTCAAGGCGATCCGGGGCGGGGGCACGCATTCCAAATCCCAGCTCATGAACCAGCTTGATTACCTCACCACCAAGTCCTCGCATATCGTGGACAGCAGCGGGTTCCTGGATGGGAAGACGAGGCTTGAGGGATCGGAGATCAAGGACCTGACGGAGCGGTTCGCCAAGCGCTGGAGTGCGGGGTTCAAGCCCAAGCTCGGACAGACGACGCATATGCTGATGTCCTATCCGATCGGCACCCGGGGCGAGGACGTGCGCGACATCACCGCCAATGTCGCCGAGCGGTTCTTTCAGTCCGAAGAGGGACATTTCGACTACATCATCGCGGTGCATGAGGATCGCGATCACCCCCACGCACATATAGTTTTGAATCGCCGGTCGCAGGAGGGTGAGTTCTTCTTCCT
The nucleotide sequence above comes from Sagittula sp. P11. Encoded proteins:
- a CDS encoding site-specific integrase, producing MLKLHDELIEELAKSLMEQNYNPVVVTNHRLYARRFLDYLAERGMPVTMVTPAQVDQYFRHAVLCFQDRYGRPPSSRWHRLPQTAIGRLLRLAQGTWPPETEIESGAMLRHAICHDYGNWMRDERGLSDATIDARSREARRFLDWYFCRSGADDLSAMAVRDIDHYMDMRAIGLRRISLSGSAAWLRSLLRYLHQSGRVPTDLSPQVIGPMLYAYEDVPSILSRSQIDLVLEATGRDRSPRGLRDHAILLMLATYGLRQGEICNLRLDDIDWRADSLRIRHTKTNACSTMPLLTPVGDALLDYLRAGRPQVECREIFIRSLAPYTRMTNLHGMVKRRLAAAGVTPVGKRGPHIFRHARAVELLRASVPQKIIGDVLGHRSTESTNTYLKLATEDLRAVALDVPGSEVLS
- a CDS encoding DUF6878 family protein translates to MTDPQIDFAETMAKWQAEREAANKAARGELLPQLRALGVTEVAAEYEGYGDSGNVEDVTVQPAGIELPDDLRTKVEDFAWSVAYHQHPGFENNEGGYGTLTWDVTADSITLDHADRYVECSHSFDEGL
- a CDS encoding DUF6915 family protein, with product MAHPLHHAESSARKYGGKPSDYQALHEFFDVSKEHLALFVHRAYRHNTLGIFELERQFGRTLTNSAGRVIPTRWIGEQHVREDCQGRIPSLADWLIRIRPEPWMANGRIDFDPPDIVGDPRVAWMAEVAAGRTILGLKDWMEGRG
- a CDS encoding DUF736 family protein codes for the protein MFAGTLTKNAETAATAYSGIIHSTRFDVAIQLETRTKMSERSPDYDVTAVNKSGRKVRIGTAWNETGNTTGNPYISMQIDVGLGPFRVNAVQTKEAREAMTGEFEIIPLVSNGAMKSGSISGELTAMDADNAFAGYIANMMFDLDFILVENAFKTEETHPDYRIEVSSPKGHPIRVGSAWMAKSNRTGNDYVSLLINTPDGDLRVNAVQNEEQRGGQTFSIIPFVESAGQERSDNTGLALVG
- a CDS encoding phosphoadenosine phosphosulfate reductase family protein, producing the protein MRIPADITDLIERGALVAINHSGGKDSQAMSIRLVEAGIPRDQLLIVHATLGDVEWPGTISHIRKTTFGLPPVIARPRRSFFEMVRARGMFPSPRYRQCTSDQKRGPIERELRRYLAANPRFAGRIVSAMGMRAEESAARWSRHVVRLNNRNSVAGRTWIDWLPIHELSRREVFDAIAAAGQEPHWAYGRGMTRLSCSFCIMSSLADLRCAARLRPDLLSAYMALEDEIGHTLRPDGTNLRETLNRLDAA
- a CDS encoding RadC family protein is translated as MTVHDPQEIVERPGSGFSEAEIATIDAARDILRRHARSTAALQSWTMLTDYLALNAVRERVEVFRVLLLDRKNKLIRDRVMTRGSIDHVPVYVSEVLRSALVLDASAIIMCHNHPSGDPHPSQADIDLTRKIVEACKVMEIVIHDHIIVGFGREKNAFSMRAAGMMGD
- a CDS encoding type II toxin-antitoxin system RelE/ParE family toxin — its product is MQFVRHPFFERDLIGIVDHIIEVTQGDSGAALRRLDEVDALLRSIADNPTSGVRLEGKLEGWLVRHGGSGHRLTIVFRPGVEAGIIYLTLVAFGGRNWMRLASTRHMFPDF
- a CDS encoding DUF2493 domain-containing protein, whose amino-acid sequence is MTYENANAYETIELFGLTEKDAELPIPEDHVLTDSIVRETFEALLGQLRGTGLETEIEPLAHGLATILQRRKIALGKELDRTADKIGALAKSHDGSEIAETALEEAQARFLQVREIVGAIEVMSEAAAECYEVETGHAFIPAAGSRASARAQETGAVFEARQLLEQHDRETAAKSKVEGVPLIVSGATDWTDIDVIFTTLDKVRERIRQNRNQEIFLCHKGGKHGAEMIAARWARARGVAQARFDPRWSAHGRAAPFKCNDEMLDDKFAATGVVLFGGNGVALNLGQKAEAKGLTVMRVADPAKKTADA
- a CDS encoding helix-turn-helix domain-containing protein gives rise to the protein MSRTKRLTQTERAEIIREAAAGVGTSALAERFGVTPRAIQYTLKADEERQKDAAVATAAVTVKLTPEELAALDEVLSAAGIETRTEGVRRLIQAAGGTFVPDANLAAEMARYRASLHEVGNGVVQVAKQMMKASREGQGEGSAPNAELSELRLVQMRALARFILDSADEIDLLLRRRRDGMRLSATAALREFAHAAE